In one Silene latifolia isolate original U9 population chromosome 10, ASM4854445v1, whole genome shotgun sequence genomic region, the following are encoded:
- the LOC141606425 gene encoding phosphatidylinositol 4-kinase gamma 3-like — MMSMGSVALSPVCKDSLAIPSFLSGQYGSLANESILIYLTVGGSVVPIRVLESETVASVKLRIQNRKGFFVRNQKLVFDGREMARNDSRVREYGVADGTVLHLVLRLSELQTITVRTVCGKEFEFHVERSRNVGYLKQQIAEKGNGLFDLKDQELIRDGEELEDQCQIQEYCRNNDAVIHLLVRKSAKVRAKPIEKDFEVSIVASEDKREDLWQMQPVKPEGLLRKQSYKNSILEPLIINPKIELPLVIRQLIKTTLSGLESGNHPIRSSEGCGGAYFMLDTAGVEYISVFKPVDEEPMAVNNPNGLPETKDGEGLKKGTRVGEGALREVAAYILDHPRTGHRSLYHADKGFAGVPPTAMVKCLHGSFHHPDGYDGSSKNLKIGSLQMYMKNFGSCEDMGPGAFPVEEVHKISVLDIRLANADRHAGNILVAKDSEGRISLIPIDHGYCLPSKLEDCTFDWLYWPQARQPYSLDTIEYIKSLNAEEDIKLLKLHGWDLPPECARLFRVSTMLLKKGTERGLTPFAIGNIMCRETLKKESVIELIVRDAEETAANGNEAAFLETVSSAMDRYLDELPSLNP, encoded by the exons ATGATGTCGATGGGAAGTGTTGCTCTTAGCCCTGTTTGCAAGGATTCCTTGGCCATTCCAAGTTTTCTTTCGGGCCAGTATGGGAGTTTGGCTAATGAATCAATACTAATATACCTGACTGTTGGTGGCTCAGTTGTTCCTATCCGTGTCCTAGAGTCTGAAACTGTTGCGTCTGTGAAGCTTAGGATTCAAAATCGTAAAGGCTTTTTTGTGAGGAATCAAAAGCTGGTTTTTGATGGAAGAGAGATGGCTAggaatgattctcgtgttagggAATATGGAGTAGCCGATGGGACTGTCTTGCATTTGGTCCTCCGCCTATCAGAGCTACAGACCATTACTGTTAGGACTGTGTGCGGGAAGGAATTTGAGTTCCACGTTGAGAGGAGTAGAAATGTTGGCTACTTGAAGCAGCAAATTGCTGAGAAGGGCAATGGCCTATTTGATCTCAAAGACCAAGAGTTGATTCGTGATGGTGAGGAGCTCGAGGACCAGTGTCAAATTCAGGAGTATTGTAGAAACAATGATGCTGTCATTCACTTGCTGGTTCGGAAATCCGCCAAAGTAAGAGCCAAGCCAATTGAGAAAGATTTCGAAGTGTCAATTGTGGCTTCTGAAGACAAGAGGGAGGATCTATGGCAGATGCAACCAGTAAAGCCTGAAGGTTTGCTCCGGAAACAGTCCTATAAAAATTCAATTTTAGAACCGTTGATCATTAATCCAAAAATTGAGCTTCCATTAGTGATTAGACAGCTGATTAAAACTACTCTTAGTGGGTTAGAAAGCGGAAACCATCCAATTAGGTCATCCGAGGGTTGTGGAGGAGCTTATTTCATGCTGGATACTGCTGGAGTAGAATATATATCTGTTTTCAAGCCAGTGGACGAGGAGCCAATGGCAGTTAATAATCCGAACGGTTTACCTGAAACAAAGGATGGCGAGGGACTAAAGAAGGGCACTCGGGTGGGGGAAGGTGCTCTTCGTGAAGTTGCAGCTTACATTTTGGATCATCCTAGAACTGGTCATCGTTCTCTATACCATGCCGATAAAGGTTTTGCCGGTGTTCCACCTACTGCTATGGTCAAATGTTTACATGGCAGTTTCCATCATCCCGATGGTTATGATGGCTCATCCAAAAACCTGAAGATCGGTTCTCTACAGATGTATATGAAGAATTTTGGGAGTTGCGAGGACATGGGTCCCGGTGCTTTTCCAGTTGAGGAGGTACACAAGATCTCTGTTTTGGATATTAGGTTGGCTAATGCCGACAGGCATGCTGGTAACATTCTGGTTGCTAAAGATAGTGAAGGTCGAATCAGTCTCATCCCAATTGATCATGGCTATTGTTTGCCTAGCAAG TTAGAGGATTGCACATTTGACTGGCTGTATTGGCCTCAAGCACGTCAACCATACTCTCTTGACACCATTGAATACATCAAATCGCTCAATGCTGAAGAAGACATTAAGCTGCTGAAACTCCACGGATGGGACCTACCACCCGAGTGTGCTCGATTATTTCGAGTTTCTACCATGCTTCTGAAGAAAGGTACTGAGAGAGGACTCACTCCCTTTGCCATTGGAAACATCATGTGCCGAGAAACTCTGAAGAAGGAATCTGTCATTGAGCTGATTGTCCGAGATGCTGAAGAAACTGCAGCCAATGGAAATGAAGCCGCATTTCTCGAGACTGTCTCTTCTGCAATGGATCGCTATCTTGATGAGCTCCCGTCACTGAACCCGTGA
- the LOC141609372 gene encoding MADS-box protein FBP24-like, with protein MGRGKIELRKIENRTNRQVTFSKRRQGLLKKATELAILCDAQIGLIIFSGTNKLYTFPNNSSSGFIDQNLEQIIQKYLLDKRIQLPVHDNREEMYQEVEAMKEAIGVAEQNMRHYLAEDLGPLPLEELHKHEQRLESSLNLIRSRKNQLMHQQLENLRKKEQMLQADNGNMYRWLMGAGQEQLEMPFLGDDQPSSSTVLQLATSSSSPQFYPYRLQSTHPNLQIYD; from the exons ATGGGAAGAGGGAAAATAGAGTTGAGGAAGATAGAGAATAGGACCAACAGACAAGTGACATTTTCCAAGAGAAGGCAAGGGCTTTTGAAGAAGGCAACTGAATTAGCCATTCTTTGTGATGCTCAAATTGGTCTCATCATTTTCTCTGGAACTAATAAGCTCTATACTTTCCCTAATAACAG TTCTTCTGGGTTCATTGATCAAAACTTGGAGCAAATCATACAAAAGTATCTGCTTGATAAGCGGATTCAGCTTCCGGTGCATGACAATCGG GAAGAAATGTATCAAGAGGTTGAAGCAATGAAGGAAGCAATTGGAGTTGCTGAGCAGAATATGAGGCATTATTTGGCTGAAGATTTGGGCCCACTtcctcttgaagaattgcacaaacATGAACAAAGGCTTGAGTCTTCCCTCAATCTCATTCGCTCTAGAAAG AATCAACTCATGCATCAACAGCTCGAAAATCTTCGCAAAAAG GAACAAATGCTGCAGGCTGACAACGGCAACATGTACCGTTGG TTAATGGGAGCCGGGCAAGAGCAGCTAGAAATGCCATTTCTGGGGGATGATCAGCCAAGTAGCAGCACTGTACTTCAGCTAGCTACATCATCGTCATCGCCTCAGTTCTATCCTTACCGTCTTCAGTCCACCCATCCTAATCTTCAAATCTAtg ACTGA
- the LOC141608573 gene encoding GDSL esterase/lipase At4g10955-like, with protein sequence MTEPANTREIFDEYGPLHLKNVDWTNPNERKSIAAALVEAVYILENDRQQNRNGSEALAPIWWKFFDFECIEKILDVSDNSIIGAIFENKDDNGPTPKYVIALRGTFLRPSTVIQDLFTDMKLALNSLNQSPRYQTSLAAVKSVITKVPPEKVWLAGHSLGAAVALQVGKSLARENCLIEAYLFNPPYVSIPIERVTNPSIRTAIRMVSSAITLGLFVINRANNETKTDTFTVLRTWIPYLFVNKNDPICCEYIGHFEHRGKMELLGLGALESVASRNSLVSLAFESYVGVNANSDSEALHLIPSANIVMNLNTEEDEFRIAHSIHQWWCPDTNWVTEKYRFM encoded by the exons ATGACAGAACCCGCTAACACACGTGAGATTTTCGACGAGTATGGACCTCTCCACCTCAAGAACGTCGATTG GACTAACCCAAATGAAAGGAAGTCAATTGCCGCAGCCTTGGTGGAAGCAGTATACATACTAGAAAACGATCGTCAACAGAACAGAAATGGAAGCGAAGCACTAGCCCCAATCTGGTGGAAATTCTTCGATTTTGAATGTATCGAAAAAATCCTAGACGTAAGCGACAACTCCATAATCGGTGCCATCTTCGAAAACAAAGACGACAACGGACCAACCCCTAAGTATGTAATTGCCTTAAGAGGCACATTCTTAAGACCGAGCACAGTCATTCAAGATTTATTCACCGATATGAAACTCGCCTTAAACTCGCTAAACCAAAGCCCAAGATATCAAACCTCGCTCGCAGCAGTGAAAAGCGTAATTACCAAAGTACCCCCTGAAAAGGTTTGGTTAGCAGGGCATTCTTTAGGTGCTGCAGTAGCCTTACAAGTTGGTAAAAGTTTGGCTCGAGAAAATTGTCTAATCGAAGCGTACTTGTTTAACCCTCCATATGTGTCGATCCCGATTGAACGGGTCACTAACCCGAGTATACGAACGGCCATTCGTATGGTTTCCAGTGCCATAACATTAGGCCTGTTTGTTATTAACAGGGCAAACAATGAGACTAAGACTGATACATTTACGGTCCTACGTACATGGATTCCGTATTTGTTTGTGAATAAAAATGACCCGATTTGCTGTGAGTATATCGGGCATTTTGAGCATCGAGGGAAGATGGAGTTATTGGGTTTAGGTGCGCTTGAAAGTGTCGCGTCTCGAAACTCATTAGTGAGTTTAGCATTTGAATCCTATGTTGGAGTAAATGCTAACAGTGACAGTGAGGCACTTCATCTAATTCCGTCTGCGAATATTGTTATGAATTTGAATACTGAAGAAGATGAATTTAGGATTGCTCATAGTATTCATCAATGGTGGTGTCCTGATACTAATTGGGTTACGGAAAAGTACAGGTTTATGTGA